Genomic window (Bacteroidales bacterium):
TAAAAAAAGTTACCCCCGATATTATTTTACTAGATGTTATGCTTCCGGATGAAGATGGTTTTTCAATCTGTGATAATTTGAAAAAGCAAGAGGCTACAGCAGATATTCCAATACTGTTTTTAACAGCTAAAAATGAAACTGCTGATAAAATACAAGGATTTAAAGTAGGAGCTGTTGATTATATTACCAAGCCTTTTGAAGAATTGGAAGTAATAGAAAGGGTTAAGAATCATTTAAGAGCAAAGCTTGATCGCGATCAGATTAAGTCTTATAATAATGAGTTGGAGGAAATTGTAGACCAAAGAACCAATGAATTATTAAAAAAAGAACGAGAAACTATTTTAGCACAGTTTATTCAGGGTGTTGTTCATAATATACGAGGTCCAATTTCCAGTGCTTTAGCTGCTTCCGACTTAATTCAAGCTATGCGAGAAGATTTGAATGTAAAAATTGATGCCGGAATAGAAAAGTCAGAGTTGAAAAATCACCTATCAGAAGTTTGGGAAATTTTGGAACTTAATAATGAGGTTTTAAAAAAAATGGCAGGTAATTTAGAATCCATGCTCCGCAAAAGTCGTACCGACAAAATTCAGGAAAATGATGTCTATGATCTTAATGAAATGATTAAGCAAGAATTAGAGTTTTTGGATGTGGATTTAAAATTTAAGAATAAAGTAGAAAAGAAAATTGTTTTGTCTGATAAAAAGTTAGCTGTTTTTGTTGCTCTTGGTGATATTGCACAAGTTTTTGAGAATCTGATTAAAAATGCTATGGATGCTATGTTTGAAAAGGATAATCCATGCATATCCATAGAAACAGGGAGCACTAATGGATTTCATTGGTTTTCAGTTAAAGATAATGGTGATGGTATCCCTGATAGTATTATACGTAAGATTTTTGATCCTTTTTTTACGACTAAGCCATTGAAATCTGATCCTGACGCTATTAATCCCACACCTATTGGAACAGGTATTGGACTGCAGTTTTGTAAAAAAACTATAGAATCTTATAATGGTAAAATTGAAGTAGAAGAGGGGAGAAGCAAAGGAGCAAAATTTACTGTTTACTTGCCGGCTTTTATTTGATTTGGTTTAAAAATGTCTTTTGTGTACATCGTATGTTTGACTGTCAACAAAAGATTTTATTTTTTTTGCTAACATTATGAAAATTTTCAAATCTTGTTTCTTAAACCAATTTAAAGCTATTTCGGTACCTCGAGAAGCATCTGCCAAACGGATAAGGAATATAAAATTGTGTTTTTTTAGCCAAATAATTGCTTTAACATCTCCGTGAATTGCAGCATCAAAAGCAGCAAATTGA
Coding sequences:
- a CDS encoding hybrid sensor histidine kinase/response regulator, whose product is MKKTPLILLVDDTPQNIQVLGAILKNQGYSFALTTSGKETYQLLKKVTPDIILLDVMLPDEDGFSICDNLKKQEATADIPILFLTAKNETADKIQGFKVGAVDYITKPFEELEVIERVKNHLRAKLDRDQIKSYNNELEEIVDQRTNELLKKERETILAQFIQGVVHNIRGPISSALAASDLIQAMREDLNVKIDAGIEKSELKNHLSEVWEILELNNEVLKKMAGNLESMLRKSRTDKIQENDVYDLNEMIKQELEFLDVDLKFKNKVEKKIVLSDKKLAVFVALGDIAQVFENLIKNAMDAMFEKDNPCISIETGSTNGFHWFSVKDNGDGIPDSIIRKIFDPFFTTKPLKSDPDAINPTPIGTGIGLQFCKKTIESYNGKIEVEEGRSKGAKFTVYLPAFI